From the Longimicrobium sp. genome, the window TCAGGAACCACTACTCGGCGTTCCTGCTGAACTTCGACACTGCGGATCTGCTGACGAGCTTGGAGGAATAGTTCTCAACCGGGTGAGGGCGTATGCGTGTGAGGAGGTGGCGGAGAAAGACCGACGCCCGTCTTTGCTGAAGGAACCGTTATTTCGGCAAAGATCGTTTCAGCTCCACCTACCCGAATGGTATTGCCGTAAGGGTCGACCAGCTTCCACTCCTCACGGTACGTGCCGGGAGAGGCAGGCGCCATCATTGGCACGCTAAAGATATAGGTGCCGTCTGGCTCTACGGGCTCGCTGACCGCAATGTCGGCCTGCGACGTGCTTAGGAGCCCGGCCGTGTTGGAGAAGTACTGCAGCCTAATCGGTGAGTCCCAAACGCAGTTGCTACCTTTGTTCCGTAGCGTCCATGTCTTGGTGAAGCTCTGCCCTGCTGGAACTTCCGTTTTCTGAGGATGGCTTTCACTCACGAGAACCGCTGCCGATGCCTCGGTGCACAGTGGCCTGATTTGCTTTCTCGGAACGCCAAGCTGGAGCTGACCACGTTCATGACGGAGTTGTTCTATTTCGCCGCGTAACTCGGCTCTGATCCGCTCAGGGAACAC encodes:
- a CDS encoding NBR1-Ig-like domain-containing protein, which gives rise to MTVQSNRERSDEITRQLNEFYGPMLQLLGISDVLHKTFKNGKDFRTLTKLLDGHTFSGNDAVLLREIMLVTKEIDKLIMRYNGIVTNAGLHLTLATAGAHFRVLRAAARGQLSGGPTRFEDLVFPERIRAELRGEIEQLRHERGQLQLGVPRKQIRPLCTEASAAVLVSESHPQKTEVPAGQSFTKTWTLRNKGSNCVWDSPIRLQYFSNTAGLLSTSQADIAVSEPVEPDGTYIFSVPMMAPASPGTYREEWKLVDPYGNTIRVGGAETIFAEITVPSAKTGVGLSPPPPHTHTPSPG